Proteins encoded together in one Leucoraja erinacea ecotype New England chromosome 30, Leri_hhj_1, whole genome shotgun sequence window:
- the ddost gene encoding dolichyl-diphosphooligosaccharide--protein glycosyltransferase 48 kDa subunit: MADCGSGSSVGMWKAASRASVLLLLVSLVSAADRAGRTLVLLENVNMKETHSMYFRSLADLGFNLTFKISDDPGLSLIKHGEFLYDHLIIFSPSVEDFGGNINVDTISTFIDGGGNVLVAASSDIGDPLRELGSECGIEFDEEKTLVIDHHNYDISDPGQHTLIIADNEQLLKAPTIVGKRPTNPLLFQGVGMVADPDNPLVLDILTGSSSSYSFFPDKPVTQYPHAVGKNTLLIAGLQARNNARAVFSGSIDFFSDAFFNTPVQKAVAGAERFSKNGNYELAIALSRWVFKEEGVLRVGKVSHHPVGEASPPNAYTITDLVEYSVVIEKLSDGKWIPFDGDDIQLEFVRIDPFVRTYLKKNGGKYTVQFKLPDVYGVFQFKVDYNRLGYTHLYSSTQVSVRPLQHTQYERFIPTAYPYYASTFSMMIGLFLFSVVFLHMKEKEKSE, encoded by the exons ATGGCGGACTGTGGGAGCGGGAGCTCCGTGGGGATGTGGAAGGCGGCGAGTCGGGCCTCAGTGCTGCTCCTGCTCGTCTCCCTCGTGTCGGCGGCGGACAGGGCCGGGCGGACGCTGGTGCTTCTGGAGAACGTCAACATGAAGGAGACGCACTCCATGTACTTCAGGAGCCTGGCGG ATCTTGGGTTCAATTTGACTTTCAAGATTTCAGATGATCCTGGTCTGTCTCTGATTAAACATGGAGAATTCCTGTATGATCACCTCATCATATTTTCACCATCTGTGGAAG ATTTTGGAGGCAACATTAATGTTGACACCATTTCAACATTCATTGATGGAGGTGGAAATGTACTGGTCGCTGCAAGCTCTGACATTG GGGATCCTTTACGGGAACTGGGTAGTGAGTGCGGGATTGAATTTGACGAGGAAAAGACGTTGGTTATTGACCATCATAACTACGATATTTCTGATCCTGGCCAG CACACCTTGATCATTGCCGACAATGAACAACTACTGAAAGCTCCCACTATTGTGGGGAAACGGCCGACAAATCCTCTATTATTCCAAGGCGTTGG CATGGTGGCAGATCCTGATAACCCTCTGGTCTTGGATATTCTGACCGGATCCTCCAGCTCTTATTCCTTCTTTCCGGACAAACCAGTGACACAG TATCCTCATGCGGTGGGGAAGAACACCTTGCTGATTGCTGGACTCCAAGCACGGAACAATGCCCGTGCTGTCTTCAGTGGATCTATCGATTTCTTCAGCGATGCCTTCTTTAACACCCCTGTGCAAAAAGCAGTCGCGGGAGCTGAGCG ATTTTCAAAAAATGGGAACTATGAACTGGCAATAGCACTGTCACGCTGGGTATTCAAAGAAGAAGGAGTTCTCCGTGTTGGAAAGGTGTCTCACCACCCAGTTGGCGAAGCCAGTCCACCAAATGCTTATACCATAACTGATCTGGTG GAATACAGCGTTGTTATCGAGAAACTCTCGGATGGAAAATGGATCCCGTTTGATGGGGATGACATTCAACTGGAGTTTGTTCGTATCGATCCTTTTGTTAGAACCTACCTAAAGAAAAACG GTGGTAAATACACTGTACAGTTCAAACTGCCTGATGTGTATGGAGTGTTCCAGTTTAAAGTGGATTATAACAGGCTTGGATACACCCACCTGTACTCCTCCACTCAG GTATCTGTGCGTCCTCTTCAACACACTCAGTACGAACGTTTCATCCCGACTGCCTACCCCTACTATGCCAGCACCTTCTCCATGATGATTGGCCTTTTCTTGTTCTCTGTGGTCTTCTTGCAcatgaaagagaaagagaagtCCGAGTGA